The stretch of DNA GCAGTCCATCATTTCCGCCGAGCTCCAGTATTACAATATCAGGCTCACTGCCGGCCAGTTGGGCGGGCAGTCGGGCCAGACCACCGCCGGTGGTTTCGCCGCTGACGCTGCCGTTAACAACATGGTGAGCATAGTCACGCTCGCGCAGGCGTTGCTGCAGCAACGCCACCCAGCCCTGGGATTCCTCCATACGGTAGGCGGCGCTCAGACTGTCGCCAAACACCAGAATAACTGGTGTATTGTTTTGATCAGCCAGGGCGCCGGGTGCGATCAATACGACCCAAAAACCGATCAGCAGGGCGCGTATCAGGGTGCCAGCTTTAAAAGATTTGCCTAACATAAGTCGGTACAATGCTTCCATCGATCAATGTTGTGCCAAACCGCCAAGGTTAAAGTGAATACGAACGATGCGCAATGTCGGTTTTATGAACCACAAGGCCCCGCACCAGCGTAATATCGGGAATAATTTGTAAAGACGGCAG from Pseudohongiella spirulinae encodes:
- a CDS encoding arylesterase, with the translated sequence MLGKSFKAGTLIRALLIGFWVVLIAPGALADQNNTPVILVFGDSLSAAYRMEESQGWVALLQQRLRERDYAHHVVNGSVSGETTGGGLARLPAQLAGSEPDIVILELGGNDGLRGLPVAAIRSNLQEMIELSQQAGARVLLVGIQIPPNYGPRYTEPFYAQYQELAEQYGTELIPFLLDGIADHPQWMQDDGIHPTAEAQPMIVDIVWPVLESML